Proteins from a genomic interval of Zingiber officinale cultivar Zhangliang chromosome 2A, Zo_v1.1, whole genome shotgun sequence:
- the LOC122040910 gene encoding probable LRR receptor-like serine/threonine-protein kinase At1g74360: MWREEIRFICCCWLLILVSGQSLDKDKQVLLDLKTHLLDKNRIRQGPYARWNQSDPLPCNWTGIACDHADRRVVRIDLRESNISGDIFANFSLLTELAHLDLSSNTIGGIIPADLSRCSRLTYLNLSNNLIEAGFDLAALTNLVTLDLTHNRLNGSIRHNFPALCSNLVSLNISANRFTGDITGCFDQCAGLKYLDLSSNHFIGQVWHGFASLREFSVSENNLTGEFAFTSSCDLEILDLSANNFSGAFPSSIANCSKLTSLNLWGNEFAGPVPSGIGSLSELEILNLGKNQFDSDIPEELLNCPKLVFLDFSKCNFSGDIQEIFGRFKTVNYLILQGNSYTGGIESSGILSLPDLVRLDLSSNLFSGQIPVAITAMPKVKILILANNYFSGNIPPEIGRMTQLQLLDLSYNNLTGEIPWAVGNLTSLLWLMVANNNLSGVIPPAIGNCKSLLWLNLANNRLSGSIPPEITTIGSDPFSTFDSNRREMAGAVAGSGECLAMKRWIPASYPPFNFVYVLMTRSTCRTIWDRLLKGYGIFPICTNSSSRYQSLAISGYLQLSGNQLSGAIPQEIGKMTSLSLIHLDDNNLSGQLPPQISELPLVVLNVSDNMLSGEIPSEIGSLQCLSSLDLSRNNLSGKLPESLNGLSELNKFNVSHNPLLSGEIPITGQLATFEHDSFIGDPLISFAASARGAPLPPTSRGIAHGSGRHRRVVAFWVFLGVCSAFLACGVFTSAISILWGRSVAVDPYADPEEFDPEGVLLDGIKRRSDAAGSSSTTTVLSSSAASNCAAVDGAVRVFPLEKGERECAFTYNDIVAATRNFDEQMVVGRGGHGVVYRAVLPGGRQVAVKKLQRNGREEKEDKGEREFQAEMEVMAGSGHPNLVTLHGWCLTGTTRLLVYEYMEGGTLEEVIEDRKGFGWERRLAAATGVARALAFLHHECTPAVVHRDVKASNVLLDGQGNARVTDFGLARAVAAGNSHVSTVVAGTVGYVAPEYGHTWRATTRGDVYSYGVLAMELATGRRALDGGDECLVERVRRAAAAATEEELRLHIVGVQEGEGTRVMLGLLKVGLRCAAEAPQMRPNMMEVQEMLLRVGDKSESEGGASSPNWSPNASSPSASSGKSNSERFFSSEAR; this comes from the exons ATGTGGCGAGAGGAAATTAGATTCATATGCTGTTGTTGGCTGCTGATTCTTGTTTCAG GTCAGTCCCTGGACAAGGACAAGCAGGTTCTGCTTGATCTGAAGACCCATCTCCTGGACAAGAATCGCATACGCCAAGGCCCCTACGCTCGCTGGAACCAGTCCGATCCCTTGCCTTGCAACTGGACTGGCATCGCCTGCGACCATGCAGACCGTCGTGTGGTCCGCATCGACCTCAGAGAATCCAACATCTCCGGCGACATCTTCGCGAACTTCTCCCTTCTCACTGAGCTCGCCCACCTCGACCTTTCGTCGAACACCATCGGTGGTATCATCCCTGCCGACCTCAGCAGATGCAGCCGTCTCACCTACCTCAACCTCTCAAACAACCTCATCGAGGCGGGCTTCGACCTCGCCGCCCTCACCAATCTGGTCACCCTCGACCTCACGCACAACCGGCTCAACGGCAGCATCCGCCACAATTTCCCTGCACTGTGCAGCAATCTGGTCAGCCTCAATATTTCCGCAAACCGCTTTACGGGAGACATCACCGGATGCTTTGACCAGTGCGCCGGCCTCAAGTACCTCGACCTGAGTTCCAACCACTTCATCGGGCAGGTGTGGCATGGCTTCGCCAGCCTCCGGGAGTTCTCCGTCTCCGAGAACAACCTCACCGGAGAATTTGCCTTCACATCCAGCTGCGACCTCGAAATCTTGGACCTTTCGGCCAACAATTTTTCGGGGGCATTTCCGAGCTCCATCGCGAATTGCTCGAAGTTGACATCTTTGAACCTGTGGGGGAATGAGTTCGCCGGGCCTGTTCCCTCCGGCATCGGATCTCTCTCGGAGCTTGAGATACTTAACTTGGGGAAGAATCAGTTCGACTCTGATATCCCTGAGGAGTTGCTGAATTGCCCCAAATTGGTGTTTCTCGACTTCAGCAAGTGCAACTTCAGCGGCGATATCCAAGAAATCTTCGGCCGGTTCAAGACGGTGAACTATTTGATCCTCCAAGGGAATTCATACACCGGAGGCATCGAATCGTCGGGGATTCTGTCGCTTCCCGACCTCGTCAGACTCGACTTGAGCTCGAATCTCTTCTCGGGCCAAATCCCGGTGGCGATCACGGCAATGCCCAAGGTTAAGATCCTCATTCTTGCAAACAATTACTTCTCCGGTAACATCCCGCCGGAGATTGGAAGGATGACCCAGCTTCAGCTGCTGGATCTGTCGTACAACAATCTCACCGGCGAGATCCCTTGGGCTGTCGGTAATTTGACATCCCTCCTCTGGTTGATGGTGGCAAACAACAACCTTAGCGGTGTGATACCCCCCGCCATAGGCAACTGCAAAAGCTTACTGTGGCTGAACCTCGCCAACAATCGGCTTTCCGGTTCGATTCCTCCTGAGATAACAACGATCGGGAGCGATCCATTCTCGACGTTTGACAGTAATCGCCGGGAGATGGCGGGAGCCGTCGCCGGATCAGGAGAGTGTCTGGCAATGAAACGGTGGATCCCGGCCAGTTATCCTCCTTTCAACTTCGTCTACGTGCTGATGACGAGAAGCACCTGCCGGACTATTTGGGATCGTCTCCTGAAGGGTTACGGGATCTTCCCCATCTGCACCAACTCATCGTCCCGGTATCAAAGCTTAGCCATCTCGGGCTATCTACAGTTGTCCGGCAACCAGTTGTCCGGTGCCATCCCGCAGGAGATCGGGAAGATGACGAGCCTAAGCCTGATCCACCTTGATGACAACAATCTCTCTGGCCAACTCCCACCGCAGATAAGTGAGCTGCCTCTCGTCGTCCTCAACGTCTCCGACAACATGTTGTCGGGTGAGATCCCATCGGAGATCGGGTCTTTACAGTGCCTCTCTAGTCTGGACCTCTCGCGAAATAATTTATCCGGCAAGCTGCCCGAGAGTCTGAATGGTCTCTCCGAGCTGAACAAGTTCAACGTCTCCCACAATCCTCTCCTCTCCGGCGAGATTCCTATCACCGGCCAGCTTGCAACCTTTGAACATGACTCCTTCATCGGCGATCCCCTCATTAGCTTTGCCGCATCGGCCCGCGGAGCGCCGCTGCCACCCACTAGCCGTGGTATTGCCCATGGAAGTGGCCGACATCGGAGGGTGGTTGCATTTTGGGTATTCCTTGGGGTCTGCTCAGCCTTCCTCGCGTGTGGCGTCTTCACCTCAGCGATCTCCATTTTATGGGGAAGAAGTGTGGCAGTAGACCCATATGCTGATCCGGAGGAGTTCGACCCGGAAGGAGTTCTACTGGATGGCATCAAACGCCGGAGTGATGCGGCCGGATCATCGTCAACCACAACTGTCTTATCTTCGTCGGCGGCGTCAAATTGCGCCGCTGTCGACGGTGCGGTTAGGGTGTTCCCACTGGAAAAAGGAGAAAGGGAATGCGCGTTCACTTACAATGACATAGTAGCAGCGACAAGGAATTTCGACGAGCAGATGGTGGTCGGGCGAGGAGGGCACGGGGTGGTGTACCGTGCGGTGCTGCCAGGGGGGCGACAAGTGGCAGTGAAGAAATTGCAACGAAACGGGAGGGAGGAGAAGGAGGACAAAGGGGAGCGGGAGTTCCAAGCAGAGATGGAGGTGATGGCAGGGAGCGGCCACCCAAACCTGGTGACGTTGCACGGGTGGTGCCTGACGGGAACGACGCGACTGCTGGTGTACGAGTACATGGAAGGAGGAACCCTGGAAGAAGTGATCGAAGACCGGAAAGGGTTCGGGTGGGAGCGGCGGTTGGCGGCCGCGACGGGTGTAGCACGGGCGCTGGCATTTCTACACCACGAGTGCACACCGGCAGTGGTGCACCGGGACGTGAAGGCGAGCAACGTGCTGCTGGATGGGCAAGGGAACGCGCGGGTGACCGACTTCGGGCTGGCGCGCGCCGTGGCGGCGGGGAATAGCCACGTGAGCACAGTGGTGGCGGGGACGGTCGGGTACGTGGCGCCGGAGTACGGGCACACGTGGAGGGCGACCACACGGGGGGATGTATACAGCTACGGCGTGCTAGCAATGGAGCTGGCGACGGGCCGACGGGCACTGGATGGTGGGGACGAATGTCTGGTCGAGAGGGTGCggcgggcggcggcggcggcgacagAGGAGGAACTAAGGCTGCACATCGTAGGGGTGCAAGAGGGCGAGGGCACCAGGGTGATGTTGGGCCTCCTGAAGGTTGGGCTTCGATGCGCAGCCGAGGCACCGCAGATGAGACCGAACATGATGGAGGTGCAAGAGATGCTGCTGAGGGTAGGAGACAAAAGTGAAAGCGAGGGCGGTGCTTCTTCTCCAAATTGGTCCCCCAATGCATCCTCCCCCTCTGCATCATCAGGGAAAAGCAATTCGGAGAGATTCTTTTCATCGGAAGCAAGATAG
- the LOC122043572 gene encoding uncharacterized protein LOC122043572, with the protein MGFFGIVRQEKRWYSETADPCFFFITSPPDLLSSPPSALVSPPQQLWDFIREEVTDQIWGSFDWGIWLLYLNLVVVLSWSQQLHFLATTIPSCGSTVAVKFRTLIRDKRLDVGFLDTIFFRG; encoded by the exons ATGGGGTTCTTCGGTATTGTTCGTCAAGAAAaaagatggtactctgag ACCGCCGACCCTTGTTTCTTCTTCATCACATCTCCACCCGATCTTCTATCGTCGCCGCCCTCTGCTCTAGTTTCACCACCACAGCAACTTTGGGATTTCATTAGAGAGGAGGTTACGGATCAGATTTGGGGAAGTTTtgattg GGGTATCTGGTTGCTATATCTCAATCTGGTAGTGGTGCTTTCTTGGTCCCAGCAGCTACACTTTCTGGCAACAACCATCCCTAGTTGTGGATCAACAGTTGCTGTGAAATTTAG gactttgatccgAGACAAGCGTCTTGACGTAGGATTTCTGGATACGATCTTCTTTagag gttga